A window of Flavobacterium flavigenum contains these coding sequences:
- a CDS encoding transposase — protein MAEGCIEALEMALKNRMYHEPIIHHSDRGSQYCSHQYVNLLHQNAIGISMTENGDPYENALAERVNGIIKTEFNLHSSQLGFEQTYNQIKKSIKVYNEIRPHSSCNYLTPNQAHLQSGNLKKRWKNYNKKFSHEKTVV, from the coding sequence ATGGCAGAAGGATGTATCGAAGCATTAGAAATGGCTTTGAAAAACAGGATGTATCACGAACCAATCATTCATCATTCGGATAGAGGTTCACAGTATTGCTCTCACCAGTATGTAAATCTGTTGCATCAAAATGCTATTGGAATCAGCATGACTGAAAATGGAGATCCTTATGAAAACGCATTGGCAGAACGTGTAAACGGAATCATCAAGACAGAGTTCAATCTTCATAGTAGCCAGTTGGGTTTTGAACAAACCTACAACCAGATAAAGAAAAGTATTAAAGTTTATAATGAAATCAGACCACATTCAAGTTGTAATTACCTAACCCCAAATCAAGCTCATTTGCAATCAGGGAACTTGAAGAAGCGATGGAAGAATTATAATAAAAAATTTAGCCATGAAAAAACAGTTGTATAG
- a CDS encoding RHS repeat-associated core domain-containing protein, protein MNIIFKNWIKKFYLFVAFFFSLASQAQVQEVEYSSFTPTALRNFTAGIVLDSEYNIPNQKNIDTYCYFSLAIDNEKVPYTGYSVTAAFEFTPYDQSGNLLPAEMVTKTMTVNYNPNFSTVSPAFSDLNYFKIKNKFGIKVALVSNSIVVKDLSNTVIPTASATAQLNNVTVNMGFKARRYYPLATSLITPTATTNTNGTAVKISWGALTGAVEYELEWTWVDNYSDASSTAVTSPQNIPFTDRDFDLNNTRIVIKANGSANNYEIPQIYSKGYLLYRVRGIGRNASNENAKTYGLWSSGAGLKTTVADWPNQITIAEHENNKNWQFQASYAEDGKKKEIVSYFDGSLRNRQTVTKINSDNVPVVGEVIYDTQGRPAIEVLPTPAPDNSIHYFPNYNLVNATTRYSNKNFDYGPNNCTTTTASMTNTISGASRYYSANNDFSTSVNRNFIPDAKLFPFSQTEYTPDNTGRISRKGGVGDKHKLGSGHEMKYFYGVPSDMELNRLFGYKVGEISHYKKNTVIDPNGQISVSYLDPQGRTIATALAGANSTNLESLPEETNTGSQVNEDLTASNTLAESGAFKGFLDKKTITKEILVSDVIPYHFNYTLDQSSSFQPECQTPAFSYPFVYDLDISLKNNCGEEQLITPVHQPVGTKKTDGMPEGVTINKSGLITPQLTAGKYSLSKELKVNESALKSYAAHYVKKLTTPGSSCYINPNAYKADASLLIENCKFSCQTCTDKLGEKSVYIQNSFNAYYSSSLITVSIAGTTINVQLNGATNSNGTAIDAEEKSGLTTRFSKEWDLLSSECKKYCDPDIVFAPSCDVNEGMLLADVSPNGQYGATSNTYVNDENLPVTPNPAYKVSVFNNTSPESITGNQLFYYADNSTSGNNWKKPTTSYVNEDESIAWIELETTTAANGEITFDPEIDKYSDIPTTGKLEITNPDGSITYKVRPQYLKHSKDFIFKWDDGWAASLVKYHPEYNYLVYSKALCGITKTVTMNGVSVTLNSDDYDNRIQNATTFLQAQSNGFIDALTGTNFDLIYTNDPYFQDFATINSTAATIVTTTQPLLRYNPSTSGNTSIMYQALKSNYSNGITMFQNALKTVLCSPLNSNCTSTFSSATPEQKDAIWNIYKSLYLGLKANIKHIYLNLYALEKKTYNGCIGSEKSKNVANVLSSSFTTQKTAINNAIQSITTAGTLCASSSAPLYAKLERRFIPTDYSYDSSADPNTVIINAKAVNHYQVYAQTGNCPLLSDLDLFLNNFFKDPILPITFTTTNATYSTFNKQYLSTNLLKALSPGVAIPTASLNINSTSSGTKLDIRFSSTTPSITSGITSLTTPSSTYNWSGYGSNWKIINLKQFFYDKAASTPGSGIFKFKVIAEISNGSNATKTGEILLTGTTTAAIGECGISGGAGETLYPNADMSGPNVCSKQTQFETSILNLFNEIRTSLNNTYLIYTIANNNQSYLYNFFGSENSIFTRDPGSTEFYYIKKGNVIVASFYLDSAFPNNITSFTSFTTSNNSPSHFRFNYNIGALTGTMEGEMELPYNNFDCPVAAQKCITQTVAPVACDNTKKTEYIEFINGKSGVPPALSNYSVDAAKVQFCENNYQYIFDSYKAYINQMKSIGMTSAHDIRFRTISEFGNTYLNYGFSDIGNTITQYSAYYVANANDPNLLNWNDWVNTVYRKINGLCPPAPLSNTYTMPLPTVQAEKCDHFSINIDGAFGNDIYNSVIEAKKQKFIKDYIAKAMTATETFDMNYTGKEYQYTLYYYDQAGNLTQTVAPEGVKRMTLDKASNDNINAYRTANNPTENAAFQPQHTFKTQYKYNTLNQLVWQKTPDGGETRFAYDKLGRIIASQNANQAKPAAGSVRFSYTAYDGLGRIVEAGEVLNPNTTAATTYTINDEGKLVYGGTAIVNGFTDNIASKTEVTRTVYSEDPDVEKWSPYSPPGGGLPPVITRQASFFFSDKSTTPALNNINRVTGVFYYDNYIAASPLNFNNAILYNYDIHGNVKEVVNYYSALRDPNCYSPTKNDCEKHIKRVAYEYDLISGNVNTVTFQPDKPDMFIHKYNYDADNRIVDVQTSSDNVIWEKEANYKYYLHGPLARVELGNKKVQGIDYAYTLQGWLKAVNGENLTAAANDMGQDGLASGTTKTFDAFGYSLNYYDQDYKSIGNTDDGTSGFKPLMYSRNATIQPNSKDLFNGNIKQMTTAIRKTDGSLLNIQKNTYTYDQLNRIKTMNSSAIVPNATSGTTSYDSSYSYDKNGNLQTLNRKAPNSNGAPTDMDKLTYEYPNEAGQTYRNSNKLALVKDAAAIPAATFVGDLEDQETKLSALTQPITYNINSPKTHNYIYDDIGQLIEDKTEGILINWRVDGKVKSVVKGTVTYAFEYNGLGNRIAKKEIKPGLITTTYYAPDAQGNVLGVYEEKFKPKETDLQNDLLLNSYNVNSVALKRAINNIFMTSDGSTASVSATGNLKLQAGNSITLKNFTAVQGSTFTAQITPVQANNNESVLTLKEHHIFGSSRLGMETKSLVVYNSTISSGTPDPVPTNFVSLIGDKKYELSNHLGNVLAVVSDKKIPTTTAGVFNPDVLSYSDYYPFGQLVPNRHDSSDSYRYGFQGQEKDDELKGEGNSLNYTFRMHDPRIGRFFAVDPLDYKFAWNSPYAFSSNNVIHGVELEGLEVTPYKNKIKYKSVFVEGAGNVSTRIGNAAHNTTGYLANISVIPAYNLSSDAINGTYNLFTGKYNNTISYLPTEIDRGLNQFSNQVSDFFSNLKSYFSDNSGAEIYKDQLSGLTKLENYELAGELFLWHKASKFSGSGASMGVTTVEETENLIKVDLMSGPKGRSGFLTFDIVEGADISDDVVNFGKHFKNASIDVLEVNNPQAAFMEHVEASVKPGGTMTIRGTMSNKYFSKIYNNLESLDSFDVIRKTENVKNKGYLRTDGNPVTGQVNEIVLKKKG, encoded by the coding sequence ATGAACATTATATTCAAAAATTGGATCAAAAAATTTTATCTGTTTGTTGCATTTTTCTTTTCACTGGCTTCACAAGCTCAGGTGCAGGAAGTGGAATATAGCAGTTTTACCCCAACAGCATTACGAAATTTTACTGCCGGAATCGTTTTGGATTCAGAATACAACATCCCCAATCAAAAAAACATTGATACTTATTGCTATTTCTCCTTAGCGATAGACAATGAAAAAGTACCTTATACCGGATACAGTGTTACGGCTGCTTTTGAGTTTACCCCTTATGACCAGTCCGGAAATCTACTTCCAGCCGAAATGGTTACCAAAACCATGACTGTCAACTACAATCCTAACTTTAGTACCGTCAGCCCTGCTTTTAGCGACTTAAATTATTTTAAAATCAAAAATAAATTTGGGATTAAAGTCGCTTTGGTTTCTAACAGTATCGTAGTAAAAGATCTTTCGAATACTGTTATTCCAACTGCTTCTGCCACAGCCCAACTGAATAACGTTACAGTAAATATGGGCTTCAAAGCCCGAAGGTATTATCCTTTGGCTACGAGTTTAATTACTCCAACAGCAACGACAAATACTAATGGAACAGCGGTTAAAATTTCCTGGGGCGCTTTAACAGGTGCGGTTGAATATGAATTAGAATGGACATGGGTTGATAATTACAGTGACGCAAGCAGTACAGCAGTTACCTCTCCGCAAAATATTCCGTTTACTGACCGAGATTTCGATCTGAATAATACCCGAATTGTAATCAAGGCAAATGGATCTGCAAATAATTATGAAATCCCACAAATCTACAGCAAAGGTTATCTGCTGTACAGAGTAAGAGGAATAGGCAGAAATGCCAGTAATGAAAATGCTAAAACATATGGCCTCTGGAGTTCTGGAGCCGGATTAAAAACAACTGTTGCAGACTGGCCCAATCAAATTACCATAGCCGAGCATGAAAACAATAAAAACTGGCAATTTCAGGCCAGTTATGCCGAGGATGGGAAGAAAAAAGAAATTGTTAGTTATTTTGACGGATCTCTTCGAAACCGACAAACCGTTACTAAAATCAACTCTGACAATGTTCCGGTTGTAGGTGAGGTTATATATGACACACAGGGAAGACCTGCTATTGAGGTATTGCCAACACCTGCTCCGGATAACAGCATTCATTATTTTCCAAATTATAATTTGGTTAATGCCACTACACGATATTCTAATAAAAATTTTGATTATGGGCCAAATAACTGTACAACTACTACAGCGTCCATGACCAATACTATTTCAGGGGCAAGCAGATACTACTCGGCAAATAATGATTTCTCAACTTCTGTAAATCGAAACTTTATTCCGGATGCCAAACTGTTTCCTTTTTCCCAGACAGAATACACTCCTGACAATACCGGAAGAATTTCGCGCAAAGGAGGCGTTGGCGACAAACATAAACTGGGCTCCGGCCACGAGATGAAATATTTTTACGGAGTTCCGTCTGACATGGAATTAAACAGGCTTTTTGGATATAAAGTGGGAGAGATTTCCCACTACAAAAAAAACACTGTAATTGATCCTAATGGTCAAATATCTGTAAGTTATTTAGATCCACAAGGGAGAACAATTGCAACTGCACTTGCCGGAGCCAATTCTACCAACTTAGAGAGTCTGCCTGAGGAAACAAATACTGGCAGTCAGGTAAATGAAGATTTAACTGCCTCTAATACATTAGCAGAAAGCGGTGCATTTAAAGGCTTTCTGGATAAAAAAACAATAACAAAGGAAATTTTAGTTTCAGACGTTATTCCCTATCACTTTAATTATACTTTAGATCAAAGCAGTTCTTTTCAGCCTGAATGCCAGACCCCTGCTTTTTCTTATCCTTTTGTTTACGATCTGGATATCTCCCTTAAAAACAATTGTGGAGAAGAACAATTGATAACTCCCGTACACCAGCCAGTAGGGACAAAAAAAACAGATGGAATGCCGGAAGGAGTTACAATAAACAAAAGTGGCCTTATTACCCCTCAACTCACAGCAGGAAAATATAGCCTATCTAAAGAACTGAAAGTAAATGAGAGTGCATTAAAATCTTATGCAGCACACTATGTAAAAAAACTGACTACCCCTGGTTCGTCCTGTTATATAAACCCTAATGCTTACAAGGCCGATGCATCACTGCTAATTGAAAATTGTAAATTTAGCTGTCAAACCTGCACGGATAAATTAGGAGAAAAATCAGTATATATTCAGAATTCATTTAACGCCTATTATTCAAGTAGTTTAATTACTGTCTCGATTGCTGGTACAACCATTAATGTTCAGCTTAATGGTGCTACAAATAGTAATGGCACTGCTATTGACGCAGAAGAAAAATCAGGCTTGACCACCCGTTTTTCTAAAGAATGGGATTTGTTAAGCAGTGAATGTAAGAAATACTGCGATCCTGATATTGTATTTGCACCTTCATGCGATGTAAATGAAGGAATGCTGTTGGCGGATGTGAGTCCAAATGGTCAATACGGAGCTACATCGAATACCTATGTTAATGATGAAAATCTTCCGGTTACACCAAATCCTGCCTATAAAGTAAGTGTCTTTAATAATACAAGTCCGGAAAGCATAACAGGAAACCAATTATTTTATTATGCTGATAATTCGACTTCTGGAAATAACTGGAAAAAACCCACAACATCCTACGTAAATGAGGATGAATCCATTGCATGGATTGAGTTAGAAACTACAACTGCTGCAAATGGAGAAATTACATTTGACCCTGAAATTGATAAATACAGTGATATTCCAACAACAGGTAAACTCGAAATTACAAACCCTGATGGTTCAATTACCTACAAGGTAAGGCCGCAATATCTGAAACACAGTAAAGATTTTATTTTCAAATGGGATGATGGCTGGGCTGCCTCATTGGTAAAATATCATCCGGAATATAATTATCTGGTGTATAGCAAAGCACTATGCGGAATCACAAAAACTGTTACAATGAATGGTGTTTCTGTTACCTTAAATTCAGACGATTATGACAACCGTATTCAAAACGCCACTACTTTTCTACAGGCACAATCAAATGGATTCATTGATGCCTTAACAGGTACGAATTTTGATTTAATTTATACCAATGATCCTTATTTTCAAGACTTCGCAACTATCAATTCTACAGCTGCCACTATTGTAACTACAACGCAGCCTCTTTTAAGATATAATCCGAGCACTTCTGGAAATACCAGTATCATGTATCAGGCGCTAAAAAGCAATTATAGCAATGGTATTACCATGTTTCAAAATGCGCTTAAAACTGTCTTGTGTTCACCTCTAAATAGTAATTGCACCTCAACATTTAGTTCAGCAACACCAGAACAAAAAGATGCGATCTGGAACATCTATAAATCTTTATATTTGGGTTTAAAGGCCAATATAAAACACATTTATCTAAATCTTTATGCTTTAGAGAAAAAAACATACAATGGCTGTATTGGCTCTGAAAAGTCTAAAAATGTAGCCAATGTGCTCAGCAGCAGTTTTACGACCCAAAAAACAGCTATCAACAATGCCATCCAGTCGATTACTACTGCAGGTACCCTATGTGCCAGCAGCAGTGCACCTCTATATGCAAAGCTGGAAAGACGTTTTATTCCAACAGATTACAGTTATGATTCTTCTGCAGATCCTAATACGGTGATCATTAATGCCAAGGCCGTCAATCATTATCAGGTGTATGCCCAAACAGGGAATTGCCCTCTTTTGTCAGATTTAGATCTTTTTTTAAATAACTTTTTTAAAGATCCAATTCTTCCTATTACGTTTACTACTACAAATGCTACTTATTCAACATTTAACAAGCAATATTTAAGTACTAATTTATTAAAAGCATTATCCCCTGGCGTTGCAATACCTACTGCTTCACTTAACATCAACTCGACTTCTTCGGGAACAAAATTAGACATTCGTTTTAGTAGTACTACACCCAGCATCACGAGCGGCATTACAAGTTTAACTACACCATCATCTACTTACAACTGGTCTGGTTATGGCTCGAATTGGAAAATTATCAATTTAAAACAATTTTTCTATGATAAAGCAGCTTCTACTCCCGGAAGCGGTATTTTCAAATTTAAAGTAATTGCTGAAATCAGTAACGGATCAAATGCAACAAAAACAGGTGAGATTCTCCTAACGGGAACCACTACAGCTGCAATAGGCGAATGTGGGATAAGTGGCGGCGCCGGAGAAACATTATATCCAAATGCGGATATGTCCGGACCAAATGTATGCAGCAAACAAACCCAATTTGAAACAAGTATCCTTAACTTGTTTAATGAGATCAGAACAAGTTTAAACAATACATATCTTATTTATACTATAGCAAATAATAATCAAAGTTATTTATACAATTTTTTTGGTTCTGAAAACTCAATTTTTACCAGAGATCCTGGTAGTACGGAATTTTATTATATAAAAAAAGGAAACGTAATCGTTGCAAGCTTTTATCTTGATAGTGCTTTTCCAAACAACATAACCAGTTTTACTTCATTTACAACCTCCAATAATTCACCAAGTCATTTTCGATTTAATTATAATATTGGAGCTCTCACTGGTACTATGGAAGGAGAAATGGAATTACCTTATAATAATTTTGACTGCCCTGTTGCAGCCCAAAAATGTATTACGCAAACTGTAGCACCCGTTGCTTGCGATAACACAAAAAAAACAGAATATATAGAATTTATAAATGGCAAGAGCGGGGTTCCTCCTGCCCTGTCCAATTATAGTGTAGATGCTGCCAAGGTACAGTTTTGCGAAAATAATTACCAATATATCTTTGATAGTTACAAGGCTTATATCAATCAGATGAAAAGTATTGGCATGACATCTGCACACGATATTCGTTTCAGGACTATTTCAGAATTTGGAAACACCTATCTTAATTATGGTTTTTCAGATATTGGAAATACCATCACACAATATTCAGCTTATTATGTGGCTAATGCAAACGATCCTAATTTATTGAACTGGAATGACTGGGTAAATACCGTCTATAGAAAAATTAACGGTCTGTGTCCTCCGGCGCCGCTCTCCAACACCTACACTATGCCACTGCCAACTGTTCAGGCAGAAAAGTGTGATCATTTTAGTATTAACATAGATGGTGCATTTGGAAATGATATTTATAATAGTGTCATTGAAGCCAAAAAACAAAAATTCATAAAAGATTATATTGCCAAGGCAATGACCGCAACAGAGACTTTTGATATGAATTACACCGGTAAGGAATATCAATATACCTTATACTACTATGACCAGGCTGGAAACCTTACCCAGACTGTGGCGCCTGAAGGGGTAAAACGTATGACATTGGACAAGGCATCAAACGACAATATCAATGCGTACCGTACAGCCAATAATCCTACAGAAAATGCGGCTTTCCAGCCTCAACATACTTTTAAAACCCAATACAAATACAACACATTAAACCAGCTGGTATGGCAAAAGACACCGGACGGAGGCGAAACCCGCTTTGCATATGACAAGCTAGGACGAATTATTGCCTCACAAAATGCAAATCAGGCCAAGCCGGCAGCTGGATCGGTAAGATTCAGTTATACTGCCTACGATGGATTGGGCCGCATTGTCGAAGCCGGTGAAGTGCTGAACCCAAATACAACTGCAGCAACAACTTATACAATAAACGATGAGGGAAAATTAGTTTATGGAGGTACTGCGATAGTGAATGGCTTTACCGATAATATTGCCAGCAAAACAGAAGTCACAAGAACCGTATATTCTGAGGATCCTGATGTAGAAAAATGGAGTCCTTATTCACCTCCAGGAGGCGGATTACCTCCAGTAATTACACGACAAGCTTCCTTTTTCTTTTCGGATAAATCAACTACTCCTGCCCTTAATAATATAAACAGGGTAACCGGTGTTTTTTATTATGATAATTATATAGCGGCGTCCCCGCTGAATTTCAATAATGCCATTTTATATAATTACGATATTCATGGCAATGTAAAAGAAGTGGTCAATTATTATTCGGCACTTAGGGACCCTAATTGTTATTCCCCTACCAAAAATGATTGCGAAAAACACATCAAAAGAGTGGCCTATGAGTATGACCTTATCAGCGGTAATGTCAATACGGTAACTTTTCAGCCTGACAAGCCTGATATGTTCATCCATAAGTACAATTATGATGCAGATAACAGAATCGTCGATGTACAAACCTCATCAGATAATGTGATCTGGGAAAAAGAAGCGAATTATAAATACTATCTGCACGGTCCCCTGGCACGAGTTGAGCTAGGGAATAAAAAAGTACAGGGTATTGATTATGCGTATACCCTGCAAGGATGGCTTAAAGCAGTAAATGGTGAAAACCTCACCGCTGCTGCCAATGATATGGGACAAGACGGACTCGCTTCAGGAACCACCAAAACATTTGATGCCTTTGGATATTCCTTAAACTATTATGACCAGGATTATAAATCTATTGGAAATACCGATGATGGAACTTCCGGTTTCAAACCTTTGATGTACAGCCGAAATGCCACGATTCAACCCAACTCAAAAGATTTGTTTAATGGCAACATCAAGCAGATGACTACGGCCATACGCAAAACCGATGGCAGTTTGCTTAACATTCAAAAGAACACCTATACGTATGACCAGCTCAATCGTATAAAAACCATGAACTCCAGTGCCATTGTACCTAATGCGACTTCCGGAACTACCAGCTACGATTCGAGTTATTCATATGACAAAAACGGAAATCTCCAGACTCTAAACAGAAAAGCCCCAAACAGCAACGGAGCGCCAACCGACATGGATAAACTGACCTATGAGTATCCTAATGAAGCAGGTCAGACGTACCGAAACAGCAATAAACTGGCTTTGGTTAAAGATGCCGCTGCTATACCAGCAGCAACATTTGTCGGAGATTTAGAAGATCAGGAGACCAAACTGTCTGCTTTAACACAGCCCATAACCTACAATATTAATTCCCCTAAAACGCATAATTATATTTATGATGACATAGGACAGCTTATTGAAGACAAAACAGAAGGGATACTCATAAACTGGCGTGTAGACGGAAAAGTAAAAAGTGTAGTAAAAGGAACTGTAACCTATGCCTTTGAATATAATGGCTTAGGAAACCGAATCGCCAAAAAAGAAATTAAACCGGGGCTTATCACCACGACCTATTATGCTCCTGATGCCCAAGGGAATGTGCTTGGGGTATATGAAGAAAAATTCAAGCCCAAAGAAACCGACCTGCAAAACGACCTGCTTTTAAACAGCTACAATGTTAATAGTGTTGCCTTAAAACGCGCCATCAATAACATATTTATGACCAGCGATGGCAGTACTGCAAGCGTGAGTGCAACCGGAAATTTAAAGCTGCAGGCAGGGAATTCTATTACGCTTAAAAATTTTACCGCAGTTCAGGGCAGTACTTTTACAGCACAAATTACACCAGTACAAGCCAACAACAACGAGTCTGTATTGACGCTTAAGGAACACCATATTTTTGGCAGCAGCCGACTGGGTATGGAAACCAAAAGCTTAGTAGTATACAACAGCACTATTAGCAGCGGAACACCTGATCCGGTCCCGACAAATTTTGTATCTTTGATTGGTGACAAAAAATATGAATTGTCCAACCATTTAGGGAATGTACTGGCGGTAGTAAGCGATAAAAAAATTCCGACCACTACTGCAGGCGTATTTAATCCTGACGTTCTTAGTTATTCTGATTATTATCCTTTTGGACAGTTAGTGCCTAATAGACACGATAGCAGTGATAGCTATCGCTATGGCTTCCAAGGACAGGAGAAGGACGATGAGTTGAAGGGTGAAGGAAATTCTTTGAATTACACCTTTAGGATGCACGACCCGAGGATTGGGAGGTTTTTTGCGGTTGACCCATTAGATTATAAATTTGCATGGAATAGCCCGTACGCTTTTAGTTCAAATAATGTAATTCACGGAGTAGAATTAGAAGGATTAGAAGTTACACCTTATAAAAATAAAATTAAATATAAATCTGTTTTTGTTGAAGGTGCAGGAAATGTATCGACAAGAATTGGAAATGCAGCTCATAATACAACGGGGTATTTAGCTAATATTAGTGTTATTCCAGCATATAATTTAAGTTCTGATGCTATTAATGGAACATATAATTTGTTTACTGGAAAATACAACAATACTATTTCTTATTTGCCAACAGAAATAGACAGAGGTTTAAATCAGTTCTCTAATCAAGTTTCAGATTTCTTTTCCAATTTAAAAAGTTATTTTTCTGATAATTCAGGAGCTGAGATTTATAAAGACCAATTAAGTGGTTTAACTAAATTAGAAAATTATGAATTAGCAGGTGAATTGTTTTTATGGCATAAAGCAAGTAAATTCAGTGGTTCAGGAGCTAGTATGGGAGTTACGACTGTAGAAGAAACTGAAAATTTAATTAAAGTTGATTTGATGAGCGGACCAAAAGGCAGGTCTGGGTTTCTTACATTTGATATTGTAGAAGGAGCAGATATTTCTGATGATGTGGTTAACTTTGGTAAGCATTTTAAAAATGCTTCGATAGATGTATTAGAAGTTAATAATCCACAAGCTGCTTTTATGGAACATGTTGAGGCTAGTGTGAAACCTGGCGGAACTATGACAATTAGAGGAACTATGAGTAATAAATACTTTAGTAAAATATATAATAACCTTGAATCATTAGATAGTTTTGATGTTATACGTAAAACTGAAAATGTAAAAAATAAAGGTTACTTAAGAACAGATGGTAATCCTGTAACTGGACAAGTAAACGAAATTGTATTGAAGAAAAAAGGATAG
- a CDS encoding helix-turn-helix domain-containing protein, translated as MSFGDNLKKIRSDKNISQGDLAKLIEVHATHISRYERNLTSPTIDVAKKIADALEVSTDSLIYGSNDQIISTKINDDELLQLFHKTQFLSQEDINSIKAMLRAFVFQKDIQKQLS; from the coding sequence ATGTCATTTGGAGATAACCTGAAAAAAATTCGTTCCGATAAAAATATTTCACAAGGAGATTTAGCAAAACTCATTGAGGTTCACGCTACGCACATTTCCAGATACGAGCGTAATTTAACTTCGCCTACGATTGATGTAGCTAAAAAGATTGCTGATGCATTAGAAGTTTCTACAGATTCGCTTATCTATGGTTCTAACGACCAAATTATAAGCACTAAAATTAATGACGATGAACTTTTACAGCTTTTTCATAAAACACAGTTCTTAAGCCAAGAAGACATTAACAGCATTAAAGCCATGCTAAGAGCTTTTGTCTTTCAAAAAGATATTCAAAAACAACTTTCTTAA
- a CDS encoding tyrosine-type recombinase/integrase, whose protein sequence is MKQLTLHNESYQEIHKDFSNWLDILGFADSTLLSLPNHLKEFFHYPENESINQINTITVQIIKDYYEHLKTRDNKARDGGLSKAYLNKHLQALFKFNDYLKSHNHKALPIHLKREEQNQRDSLQILTQDEIKQLFKATEFSNSQERICKRDTVILVLLYSCGLRRNEVINLEIKDILFDKERIYVRKGKNYKERFVPINQYNIKIIEEYIYDYRPQFKDYKDTEYLLINYRGTPLQGQSLCNRLTEIVKATNNQELTAKNLTPHILRHSIATHLLEQGAKIETISQFLGHTSLESTQIYTHLLEDKAKTTNDEKLHNSLREKRLLNQEYPSIPKGYRPPQYMDE, encoded by the coding sequence ATGAAACAGCTAACACTACACAACGAAAGCTATCAGGAAATACACAAAGATTTTAGTAATTGGCTGGATATTTTAGGCTTTGCCGATAGTACGTTGCTGAGTTTGCCCAATCATCTCAAAGAGTTTTTTCATTACCCTGAAAACGAAAGCATCAATCAAATTAATACGATTACCGTTCAAATTATAAAAGACTACTACGAGCATCTAAAAACAAGGGACAATAAAGCCCGAGACGGCGGATTAAGCAAGGCGTATCTCAACAAGCATTTGCAAGCCTTATTCAAGTTCAACGATTATCTAAAAAGCCACAATCACAAAGCACTGCCCATACACCTCAAACGGGAAGAACAAAACCAGCGGGACAGCCTGCAAATACTCACACAAGACGAAATCAAACAACTATTTAAAGCTACAGAATTTAGCAACAGTCAGGAAAGAATCTGCAAAAGAGACACCGTAATATTAGTATTATTATACAGTTGCGGACTGCGCAGAAACGAAGTAATCAATCTGGAAATCAAAGACATATTATTCGATAAAGAACGAATTTATGTTCGAAAAGGCAAGAATTACAAAGAGCGATTTGTCCCCATAAACCAGTACAATATCAAAATTATTGAAGAATACATTTACGATTACCGCCCACAATTTAAAGACTACAAAGACACCGAATATTTATTAATCAACTACCGAGGGACACCATTGCAAGGACAAAGTTTGTGCAACAGATTAACCGAAATTGTCAAGGCTACTAACAATCAGGAACTAACAGCCAAAAACCTCACACCGCATATTTTACGGCATTCTATTGCCACGCATTTACTGGAACAAGGCGCAAAAATTGAAACCATCAGCCAGTTTTTAGGACACACTTCATTGGAAAGCACACAGATTTACACCCATTTATTAGAGGATAAAGCAAAAACTACAAACGATGAAAAACTTCATAACTCACTTAGAGAAAAACGGTTACTCAACCAAGAGTATCCCAGTATTCCAAAGGGCTACAGACCGCCTCAATATATGGATGAATAA